One window of the Shewanella cyperi genome contains the following:
- a CDS encoding OmcA/MtrC family decaheme c-type cytochrome, which translates to MSSNSFISRHRASLLPLLALCLSACGGSDGKDGEPGAPAGDPAISIDSLTIDINSVKLTDGIPEVNFSVHNQDDEAVIGIPSARFIAAQLLPQGYTNAGDASQWQHFGAETCDANCPGIFTDFKNGSYSYKFSTVLDGMNGQSLVAGATERMIVKVGGDNLADGTALPVTNQHLDWTVAGNDPVYGREIVSIEACNGCHTDLAFHRGNYNQTQTCVSCHNLTRVSDPAHVFAPMIHNKHLEGFPRSLSDCQVCHKDNDMLAERDNWHTVPTMEACGSCHTDIDFVAGTGHPAQANNSNCVACHNAEWTAEVHSDADRQMALAQFQADITSASMDDSGTVTVAVKLSNPQTGEVFGAANTLSFVSDLRIYANWGLSVDYTNRSARNIRLHEVEPISGSNGSFTYQITGLTILPGTEVDLGTLAIQGRICADGASLTACGDNVDALPIKASHVSFSNTALSAKGRRTIVANDSCGNCHGDQQLTIHGARNDLEGQCQLCHNHNRTADATAANPSHTSVDFKQLIHALHGGKFEGFEELHFPSELGNCATCHVNNDSGVLSIALPLAKEVQPLALSDGSFTSATAAICSNCHEDEQTHNHMIQQGAAFAASLADATAGTESCATCHGQGGPVDVLKVHPIR; encoded by the coding sequence ATGAGCTCTAATTCTTTCATTTCGCGCCACAGGGCAAGCTTACTGCCACTGTTGGCGCTGTGCCTGTCGGCCTGCGGCGGCAGCGACGGCAAAGACGGTGAACCGGGTGCCCCCGCAGGCGATCCGGCCATCAGCATCGACAGCCTGACCATTGATATTAACTCGGTGAAACTGACCGATGGCATTCCCGAGGTCAATTTCTCGGTACACAATCAGGACGACGAGGCCGTAATCGGCATCCCCTCAGCCCGATTTATTGCCGCGCAACTCCTGCCCCAGGGCTACACAAATGCCGGTGATGCCAGCCAGTGGCAACATTTTGGTGCCGAGACCTGCGATGCCAATTGCCCGGGCATTTTTACCGATTTCAAAAACGGCAGTTACAGCTATAAATTCAGCACAGTGCTCGACGGCATGAATGGCCAGAGTCTGGTTGCCGGTGCCACCGAGCGCATGATAGTCAAGGTCGGTGGCGACAACCTTGCCGATGGAACTGCTCTGCCGGTGACCAACCAGCATCTGGACTGGACTGTTGCCGGCAATGACCCTGTCTACGGCCGCGAAATTGTCAGTATCGAGGCCTGTAATGGCTGCCATACGGATCTGGCTTTCCACCGGGGCAACTACAACCAGACCCAGACCTGCGTCAGCTGCCATAACCTGACCCGGGTCAGCGACCCTGCCCATGTGTTCGCGCCCATGATCCACAATAAACACCTGGAAGGCTTCCCCCGCAGCCTGTCCGACTGCCAGGTATGTCACAAAGACAACGACATGCTGGCAGAGCGCGATAATTGGCACACAGTCCCCACCATGGAAGCCTGTGGCAGCTGCCACACGGACATCGACTTTGTGGCCGGTACAGGCCATCCGGCACAGGCCAACAACAGTAATTGCGTTGCCTGCCACAATGCCGAATGGACGGCGGAAGTCCACAGTGACGCCGACCGGCAAATGGCATTGGCGCAGTTCCAGGCTGATATCACCTCGGCCAGCATGGACGACAGCGGCACAGTGACAGTAGCGGTCAAGCTCAGCAATCCTCAAACGGGCGAAGTCTTTGGCGCGGCAAATACCCTGTCCTTCGTCAGTGACCTGCGCATTTATGCCAACTGGGGCCTGAGTGTTGATTACACCAATCGCAGTGCCCGCAACATCCGTCTGCACGAGGTGGAGCCCATCTCCGGCAGCAATGGCAGTTTCACTTACCAGATTACCGGTCTCACCATACTGCCTGGTACCGAAGTGGATCTGGGTACCCTGGCCATTCAGGGTCGTATCTGTGCCGACGGCGCCTCACTTACCGCCTGCGGCGATAACGTGGATGCACTGCCAATCAAGGCCAGCCATGTGAGCTTCAGCAACACAGCACTGAGTGCCAAGGGACGCCGCACCATAGTGGCCAACGACAGCTGCGGCAATTGCCACGGCGATCAGCAACTGACCATTCACGGTGCCCGTAACGATCTGGAAGGCCAGTGCCAGTTGTGTCACAACCACAATCGCACCGCCGATGCCACAGCCGCCAACCCAAGCCATACCAGCGTGGATTTCAAGCAGCTTATCCATGCGCTGCACGGCGGCAAGTTTGAAGGCTTCGAAGAACTGCATTTCCCAAGTGAACTCGGCAATTGCGCCACCTGCCACGTCAATAACGACAGTGGCGTCCTGAGCATTGCACTGCCGCTGGCAAAAGAAGTGCAGCCACTGGCCCTGAGCGATGGCAGCTTCACCAGTGCCACTGCCGCAATTTGCAGTAATTGCCACGAGGATGAACAGACTCATAACCACATGATCCAACAAGGCGCCGCCTTTGCCGCCAGCCTGGCCGATGCCACCGCCGGCACCGAAAGTTGCGCCACCTGCCATGGGCAGGGCGGACCGGTTGATGTACTCAAGGTACACCCGATCCGCTGA
- a CDS encoding MtrB/PioB family decaheme-associated outer membrane protein, with translation MRTVSLPVLSLVATAVAFACGTAQAEGYGLANANRDKINKKAWECKRCLVSEDPKSSVTLGASYQQDEPHLLNSTGNDVDGAAAYVSAKVVHKTGSGYRLSVDADKLGYDAGRAEINVGKPGSYGVRLAYQGLASFDSTGMSPFAVQGDELLLPSNWQTGATSADMPGLTDANAVLLEKKRQRFSVNANVEGDKLQGKLDYRHETRDGHQRGNVNLLTNSAMVARPIDDSTDSVDARLYMQGEGWLAGMNAQMSQYRNDHTRLYWNNPFQPTFGDAIAGQNAVAPDNKMVRLALDSQLHEAGHQVLMHAGYSSLTQDEDLLPATINGASPVLPVASADAKVNITDMSLRYNGRITNELSVRARYSYLDRDNQTQIAQFPIIVTDSLDRGLANNVGYDRTRQKLDLGAKYRFNRDWSLDTGYRYDHNNYSGLSRDSLFESSLYATLAVRINEDWKLRLKGEAADRNGSDYNSQSNAYLRQSYLADRERQRISLEADHRFGELGVQFAVRSGREDYDNSLVGLTDVRYTGLALSAQYPLSENLSLHGFANQDWRDSDQAGSTLGSTPNWKAEIRDRSTAAGLGLDWAGLMDNRLALGLDYQYADGQSDTNIEMGLESPYGDYDSVRHTLKAHADYSFSERMSLRLDWLFESYEDRDWSNDGLSPSSIPNVILLGDLGQDYSAHYLGLSLSYRW, from the coding sequence ATGAGAACAGTATCACTCCCCGTCCTCAGCCTGGTTGCCACCGCAGTCGCCTTCGCCTGCGGTACGGCCCAGGCCGAGGGTTATGGCCTGGCCAATGCCAACCGGGACAAAATCAACAAGAAAGCCTGGGAATGTAAACGTTGTCTTGTCAGTGAAGACCCCAAGAGCAGCGTGACCCTGGGCGCCAGCTACCAACAGGACGAACCGCATCTGCTCAACAGCACGGGCAATGACGTCGATGGCGCAGCCGCCTATGTCAGCGCGAAAGTGGTCCACAAAACAGGTTCCGGCTATCGCCTGAGCGTTGACGCCGACAAGCTGGGTTACGATGCCGGTCGAGCCGAGATTAATGTCGGCAAACCCGGCAGCTATGGTGTACGTCTCGCTTATCAGGGACTTGCAAGCTTTGATTCCACGGGAATGAGCCCGTTTGCCGTCCAAGGCGATGAACTGCTGTTGCCAAGCAATTGGCAAACCGGCGCCACCAGCGCCGACATGCCCGGTCTTACCGATGCCAATGCTGTGTTGTTGGAAAAGAAACGTCAGCGCTTCAGTGTCAATGCCAACGTCGAAGGCGACAAACTCCAGGGCAAGCTCGACTATCGGCATGAGACCCGGGATGGCCATCAGCGTGGCAATGTTAACCTACTTACCAACAGTGCCATGGTGGCTCGTCCAATCGACGACAGCACAGACAGTGTTGATGCCAGACTCTACATGCAGGGTGAAGGCTGGCTTGCGGGCATGAATGCGCAAATGAGCCAATATCGCAACGATCACACCCGCCTCTATTGGAATAACCCGTTCCAACCGACCTTTGGTGACGCCATAGCCGGACAGAATGCTGTGGCTCCCGACAACAAGATGGTTCGACTGGCACTGGACTCCCAACTGCATGAAGCCGGACATCAAGTGCTGATGCACGCCGGTTACAGTAGTTTGACTCAGGACGAGGATTTGCTGCCCGCCACCATCAATGGCGCAAGTCCGGTTTTGCCGGTAGCCAGTGCCGATGCCAAGGTGAACATCACCGACATGTCGCTGCGCTATAACGGCCGTATCACCAATGAGTTATCGGTAAGGGCCCGTTACAGCTATCTGGACAGAGATAATCAGACCCAGATAGCGCAGTTCCCCATCATAGTCACCGACAGTCTCGACCGCGGTCTGGCCAATAATGTCGGCTACGACAGAACCCGCCAAAAACTGGATCTCGGCGCCAAGTACAGGTTCAACCGTGATTGGTCTTTGGATACCGGCTATCGCTACGATCACAACAATTACAGCGGACTGAGTCGGGACAGCCTGTTTGAATCCAGCCTCTATGCCACCCTGGCGGTGCGCATCAATGAGGACTGGAAACTCAGACTCAAGGGCGAAGCCGCCGATCGCAACGGCAGTGACTATAACAGCCAAAGCAACGCTTATTTACGTCAAAGCTATTTGGCAGACCGCGAACGCCAGAGAATATCGCTGGAAGCCGATCACCGCTTTGGCGAGCTCGGTGTGCAATTTGCGGTGCGCAGCGGCCGCGAAGACTATGACAACAGCTTGGTCGGTCTGACCGATGTGCGCTACACGGGCCTGGCCTTGTCGGCCCAATATCCCCTGTCGGAAAACCTGTCCCTGCACGGTTTTGCCAATCAGGATTGGCGGGACAGCGACCAGGCAGGCAGCACCCTGGGAAGCACGCCCAACTGGAAAGCCGAAATACGGGATCGCAGCACGGCAGCGGGACTGGGGCTCGATTGGGCAGGCCTGATGGACAATCGCCTGGCCCTTGGCCTTGATTACCAATACGCCGACGGCCAAAGCGATACCAATATCGAAATGGGTCTGGAAAGTCCCTACGGCGATTACGACAGCGTGCGCCACACCCTGAAGGCCCATGCCGATTACAGCTTCAGTGAGCGCATGTCGCTGCGGCTGGATTGGCTGTTCGAGTCCTATGAAGACAGAGACTGGAGCAATGATGGCCTGAGCCCAAGCAGCATCCCCAATGTGATATTGCTCGGTGATCTGGGACAGGACTACAGCGCACATTACCTGGGCCTCAGCCTGAGTTATCGCTGGTAA